The following is a genomic window from Antechinus flavipes isolate AdamAnt ecotype Samford, QLD, Australia chromosome 3, AdamAnt_v2, whole genome shotgun sequence.
GTACTAGCCCTGGAGTAGTGCACACGGCGGTCCAGGGGCGGTCAGGGCTCTCTTTGCAGCCAGTCCCCCTACACCTCACGTCCCCCACCCCACCCTACACACCACTCCTCCCCGCGGGTCTTTGCACACGACGCGCCGGCTGCAGAGGTTTCGCGAGTAATAGCCCGCTGGGGATAAAGCGCAGCGGGCGCGGGACGCGGGAGGCAGCTGTCGAGACGCTGGGAGTGTCCTGAGCGAACTGGCCCACTCGGGATCCGGCCCGGGGGGCCAGgagcacacacacacgcacgcggCGAACTTTCCCTGTGGGGCTTCTAGGGGGCACGAGCGGGGCTCCAAGGGCGCATGGAACCCACGGAGAAGCGGTACCTGTTGGACGTCAAAACTGGAGCCCGGTAAATCAGGAGCAGAGGCGCGCCCTGggtgggaggggtggggggaggacgCGGTCTCCCCACCTCTCCTCCGGCTGCATCTCATCTTGCCCGAGCCCGCCTCTTGGACCTCAGCTGACCTACAGTCAAGGTTTTTCAGCTGGTGTCAGGTGTCACGGCTTAGGGGAGATCTGCGCTGCACCATCCGCACGCGCCCCGGGTTCTTTTTCCCCCAGTGGGAGAGGCGCGGGCAGCTCTAAGACAGAAAGAGACCAAAAACTTCCAGAAGGACTGGGAAGAGCGAGTGGGGCAGGTTCGGAAAGAGGTTGGAGAGCGAGAACGAGAGAGCGAGAGGGAGAGAGAACGAGGGAGGGAGAGAcggagtggaggcaggggagagaCAGGATGTAGATGCTGCACCCTTCCCTTCACTCCCCCACCTAAGGATGAGGGGGAGGTTGTAGGAGCCCCACCCCCATCTGCACTCTGGCCTTCCCGCTTCAGTGCCTCGGTCTGCTCTGCCTTCAAGTCAGCAGATGTCtggagtggggggtggggtggggaaaggcGGCTGGGGGAGAACCACCCGGCAGGCCCGTACCTTTCCGGGTGGGTGGCAGCTGGGCGGGAGAAAGCAGCAGTGGCTTCATCCCCAGAGAGCTCTAACTTTGGGGGCAGAACTCTGTTAATACTGGAGAGAAAGGGCACCGCACTCTTACTTCCACCATAAAGGAGGAAGCCCAGCCAATTAGTCCTCCCCTATTTTCCCCCATGTCTCCAATCCCAGAATCCCAGAACCATAAATTTCAGCCAGGACTAACCCTTAAAAATGCAGAATGTCAAAGTcggaagaaattttagaaatcacCTAacaatctctctgtttttctgtctttctttttccccctatgtcattttacaaaggagtaaACTGAGGACAAAGACAGGGGACTAGACTTGGTTGCACAGGACCATCTGGATGATGATAGAGTGTAACAGAAAcctgaattctgtttttttccctctgtcttgACTTCTTTCTTTGAACTAGACAATCGACCCTTAAAGTTCCTTCCACCATTGTCAATTTGTGCTTCTAAGCCTCTCTCCTTCCCAGCACAAAGCCACCCTTACGTAGTCTCCCCACTCCATCCTTAGGCCTAACCTTTGAGGATGGAAAAGAATGGAGGTCTTCTTCTCTACCCAGGTCATACTCAGGATCTCCTTGGCAGAATGGGGCCAGTCCAACATCCTTGCCTGAGCCTGGGTTGGACCTGCAGGTCATTGGAATAGACTCTCAGAGCAATCAGCATTGCCATGCCCAGCAGGGCCCCAGTGATCCTTATAAATGTCAGAAGGAAAGGGCCCAGCGCCAGTTGTATGTAGCAGCCACCATCTGCTTTGTCTTCATAATCGGAGAAGTTGTGGGTAAGGAACAAAGTGGGCTTCTTGGATAGGTTCTGTCATCTGTGCTAATGGAAGAGAGCTGTGGGGTGGGGGCAGAATAAGCCTGATGGGCAGACAGTCCATTACACTGGACTTCACCCAAGCTCCATTTTAACAGGAACTGTGTAACAAACCACTCAAAAATAGCAGGAAGGGAGTTACTATCAAAGGTTCTAGGCATTCAGGCCCAACGAAGGGTCCCCTCAATCCCCATTCCTCTGGTCCTGCAGGGGGTTACCTAGCCCACAGCTTGGCCGTCATGACGGACGCGGCGCACCTGCTTACCGACTTTGCCAGCATGCTCATCAgcctcttctctctctggatgtccTCTCGGCCGGCAACCAAGACCATGAACTTTGGCTGGCATCGAGCAGGTGAGGGACCATCATGTTGGGGCTTTAGCACTGGTTAGCCTATCCACTCCCAGGGCATTCCCTGTGGGCAGAGCTTTGTGCTGAGTCTAGGGGAGAGACCAGGGTGGGTAGGAATGGGAtccagaggaaggaaggaatcataGAAGCATAGAACAGTCTAGTTTGAATAAGGAGTCTTAGAACACAGACTGTAAGATCAAAGCTGgaagtcactttaaaaaaagaggatGTTAAGAGCAGAGGCCTGTTAAGGGGGTGTGAATCACCCACAGCCAAATAGCAGACTTGACCTTTACCCTCAGGGAGTCTCTTCTGACAAGGAAGATGAACTCTTCCATCAGGAAACACAGTGACCAACAAGACCAGATGAATATGTGATTAACTGTGTTTCTGCATATTTAAGGGGAAGTATCAGAGTTCAAAGCCAGGTAGGGAATTTGCTCAGAGACTTATTAACATGTCTTAGATTTGATCTCTTGGGGAGCTGCTATTTCTCTCTTTGGCTCTAGGTATTCTTCCTCATTTGGTAAATTAATTCACCAGTTCCCACAGTGGCTCTGATTTAACAAAGTAtctatttccccatctataaaatcatGGAGTTCCCCTTCCAGCtccaacattctgtgttctaatgtTCCTTATATTCATGTTCTAACATTCTAGATCCCCAAAGTCCCTTTCAACTTTGAGAGTCTATGTTCTAGTCTAAGATGAATAGTAAAGTTTGAAAATCCCTCCTAGCACTAAATTTGATATATCCTCTATAAGCAGTGTGAGGCGATAGAGGCTTTTTTCCTGGTGGTCATTCTCTGCCAGTAGGGCCCGTTTTAAACTATATTGTTTTAAAGTAACCCATTCCCTACCTCTAACAAACATCTGTGgaattgttcattaaatgttaGTGTTTGGGTTGGGGTTTGCTTTTCAGAGATCTTGGGAGCTCTGCTGTCGGTGCTGTCCATCTGGGTGGTGACAGGAGTCCTAGTCTACCTGGCCGTGCAGCGACTAATCTCTGGAGACTATGAGATTGAAGGAGGGGCTATGCTGATCACTTCAGGCTGTGCTGTAGCAGTGAATATCATGTGAGTCTGGGGCCTGCCACTCCACAGCCCACCCCATCCAATTAGTCACTACTACCTGCTTCCCtgggaggaaggaatggaagaggGGGAACTGGATTACATATTGAAGAGATAAATTCCTCTCACTTTGTGTGCTGGatctttctaggaaaaaaaagggccatatattggatttgcatatatttttaccatgtttaacatatattggattactttgccatctaggggaggacgtgggagaagagggagaaattggaacacaaggttttgcaagggtcaatggtgaaaaattatccttgcatatgttttgaaaataaaaagcttcataaAAAATGGGCcagcaattccaaaggacttgtaatggagagagccgtctgcattcaagagactgaatgtggattacaacatagtgttttcacttttttgttgttgtttgcttgcttgattttttttctttcatttttttttcctttttgatctgatttttcttgtgtagcctgataaacgtggaaatatgtttataagaattgcacatgtttaacctaaaaaaaaagtGGCCAAGCTTTATCTGTGAACTCTGGACTTTCTGTATGGGAGTGATTTTTCAGCTCTGTACTCTTCTGCATCTGACTGTGAACCTTTCCATTCCtgggaatttctttctttcttatagacCCCATTCATAACTTGGGGCCACTGGACAAGTCCACCCTTTGTTAAAATACAGGGAATGCATTTCAGGTAGGATTTACCTTCTCTAGGCTCCCTCCTATACTTCTAGCCAGCAGCCTTTTCACAAAGGATTGCCTGGATGAGTAGTGGTATTAGTCAGCTCTGTGGAGAAGAGAGCATTCTATCTGAGAACGGtgtattatgatgaaaaaaatccaGCATCTGAAGGCAGAAGCCTGAACTTCTAATTCCCAGAGTGATTTTGGCCATGTCATTTcacttccctgagcctcagttgccTCAATATATAATTGAATTAGGTAGTCTTTGAGCCTCCTTTGAGTTCTAGATCTACTCTATTTTTCAGGCTATGGGGCAAGAATTGATTTTTCTTAGtgtctgaatatttttaaaacgTAATCCCAGGCAGATGGCATGTTAtttagagcactgaccctgaaatcaagagaatctgagttcaaatccagcctcagacacttactagttatgtgacctttgctaaatcacttaatcccagttgcctacaaaaaagaatctaatccccaattttaataataatcataataacaatagctcacatttatttagagctttaaggtttacaaagctctttacatataCTTTACTTGCTTTGATCTGGGGTAGATAACACTGGTCTCATCccttcaacaaacattaataCCTGCTGTTCTAAGGGAGAACATATAGTTTTCGTAAGGAATGATTCTGGTTCTCCCATAGTTAATAGAAAGCAGACAGAAATAAAGACCAAGGTTCAAAAGACCTAGATTCCAGATGCAGCTCTGCCATTAACTCAATGGTGACCTTCTCAAATAATTTCCccctatcttgcctcagtttcctcttttgtaaaatgaccCAGTTGGTCTAGATAGATCTCTAGAGCCTCTTCCAGATGGGTGGCCTGGGGCAAATGTcagacttggaattaggagacTGAATACAAGTcccgcctcagacacttattcaATGGGGTCACCTGGGCCATGGAATCTGATGAAGACCACAATAGCACCCTACTCCCTGGGTGTAAGAGGGCCTGCCAACCTCCTGCCAACCTTGGACATCACACAGGGCACGGCTCAGGTAATCTGAGGGTAGCCTTTAAGGGTGAACAAGACAGCGCTGGGAGGAAGGGGGTCCCACCCAAAGGAGCAACATGGCAGCTCCCAGGGGAGCCATGCCGGACCTTAGAGGGGAGTACTTTGAATATCCTTATCAGGAAAGGAATGCACACAACATATCTATGTGTAGCTTCTTTAGAGAATCATGTACCTACTATAGTCTAGAATGTGATTATGTATGGAGTAGTAACTAGAAACAAACACCAAGATGATAAAAGGACCTGCAATCTTTGTAATAAATGGAGTCTCACACCATCCTGGCTCTCACCCTTCATTGCCCACAGTCTTTACCATTTCAGGTGGACAGGTAGTGCTGGTCACATAAAGCCTGTCCACTGGGGAATTGGTGCCGTGACCCCCTAACACCTGGGTGATCGTGAAGATAAtctatggaaagtgttttgcaaatattaaagctctggataaatgctagttatttattattattccaattctAAAGCTTAATGATTGATTCGATGAAAACTATGATTCAACAATTCAGTGTTGACTGAGTAGCcacactgtgctaggtgctagaaatacaaagaggaaaaagaatattaCCTGCCCTGGGAACAGGGTctggttctctctgtctctccctctccctctccctctccgtTTTCAtcctctctattctttttttcccccttcttctttctctagcctttttttccttttccccttctttttttttcttctttttttctccctctctcctccctcccttttccctttctctattcttttaaaaatagatacattttattattttctaaccAGTATCCAAACACCACAGCTCATCACATTCCCCAATACAGTACCCCCCTCCAAAGAGTTAAGCAATACATCCTGATTGCAACTGCTAATAAGTGTCGCTTTTCACTTTTATGGTTTACTGATTTAACAGAAAGGAAGTTATGTGTCTTTTAACTTTAATGATATTGTGACAACATTGCTCTTTGTAGCTGACCTGAGGTCAATTGTGTTTCAAAGCCATCTTTATTGACATTGTTGTAGCCCTTACATATATATTACTCTTCTGgctctttcttccttctgcatCACTTCAATCAagttttcctatatttttctgaattataaTCCTCATCTACCGATCTAGTCTGTTCTAACTTTCTTCAGTTGATAGAACCATATTTTGTTAGTAGCTTTTTGTTATCCAAAATAATGCTTTTCTTGCTCATTACCTTTTTTGGAGGGGGTGTCTGTGGAATCCATCCCAGGAgaggtatttctgggtcaaagaataagaaCAATCCAGTGACTTTCCATGTataatttcacattattttctgtGATGTGTAAATCAATCCACAGAtctaatgataaagaaaaaaacatgagcaGTTTCCCTTTGTCCCttcaaaatccatttttcctATGTTGTTTATATTGATTAGATTCTAGAATAGTTTGATTCTTGGGTTCCCTGAAAGGGAAATCCTGATGGTAGAACAGGCGAGGGCAGTGAACCTGGTACCTTCTTTGTTCTACCAAACTATTGAATTAGCTCTCCAGATCTAATTTGATACAGGCTGTGCTTGAGAAATCACTTCTCTGGGCTTTTGAGCCACGATCCCCCCAAGTTCCCACCCTACCTTTCTCAGAGGTTTCTACAGAGTTTAGGGGTCTAAGGCAATTCTGAAGATAAGGACGCTAACACTGGTACCCAGGGCTCTGCctgattctctcttctctttgctaGAATGGGATTTACTCTTCACCAGTCTGACCATGGTCACGGGCACAGCCATGGACACAGTCATGGGACCAATGTGAAAAAGGAGGAGCAGAACCCCAGTGTCCGAGCAGCCTTTATCCATGTGGTTGGGGATCTGTTGCAGAGCCTGGGGGTCTTAGTGGCTGCCTATGTCCTCTACTACAAGGTAAGGTAGCCCATGATGGGAAGGGATGCCTTGTCTGAGCTGAAAATAGAAGATGTGGGTAGAAACTCCAGCTCTACCATTTAACTAGCTGTGAGCCTAACCAAGTTTCTTAACTTCTCTGcacttagtttcctcttctgtaaaatgggcacaacAATAATTTACCCTATCTTCCTCTTAGGGATATGGGCAGGCAAGGTCAAGGGAAATCACAGGCAGGGAAAGTTCTTTAAAGAACTGTCTTTGTGAAAAGGATTATTCTTCAGGAATAAAGCTTTGAGAAGAGGTGTTGACTGGATTTCCCAAGGTACTGCTATTTCTCAGCTCCAGAAACTTAGAATTAAGACCCTGCTCCAAGGGCACCCACTAACTTCTGGAGAGGAGTGAACTGGGCAGAATAGGCAAAGCTGTCATAGGTGATACACAAAATGGGCATACTGTACCCAAAGAGAggaaagtgacttttccaaggtcaaatGATTTTCATATCATAAAATACCAGGGCAAGAGGGGTCCTTACAAGCCATCTAGTCCATGTCTGTTAAGTTTGCAGAGTTTCAAGACTGGGAAAGATTTTACCTGTTGGTGCCTTACAAAATCCTCATCTTTCTTTAAGGCTTATTTCAGTtgccacctcctccatgaagccttctctgtTTCTCAATATTAAACAGAATACTGAACTTGAACAGAACAAGACCTGTATTCTAAGTATCCTGTCTtggatacttattagctgggcaCAGTATCTGCACTAAGTGCACAGGAGTGTGGGTGAGTcttagatgatatttataaaatgctttgccgTCTTTGAACACTGTAAGTGGCAATTACTATGAATaatttccctccattcctccctcccccgaacattttttttattgatcagttgttttcagtcatgtctcactcttcatgaccccatctga
Proteins encoded in this region:
- the SLC30A2 gene encoding proton-coupled zinc antiporter SLC30A2 isoform X2, whose amino-acid sequence is MEPTEKRYLLDVKTGARSYSGSPWQNGASPTSLPEPGLDLQVIGIDSQSNQHCHAQQGPSDPYKCQKERAQRQLYVAATICFVFIIGEVVGGYLAHSLAVMTDAAHLLTDFASMLISLFSLWMSSRPATKTMNFGWHRAEILGALLSVLSIWVVTGVLVYLAVQRLISGDYEIEGGAMLITSGCAVAVNIIMGFTLHQSDHGHGHSHGHSHGTNVKKEEQNPSVRAAFIHVVGDLLQSLGVLVAAYVLYYKPEYKYVDPICTFLFSILVLGTTLTILRDVILVLMEATPKGVDFTAVRDLLLSVEGVAGLHSLHIWALTVAQPVLSVHIAIAQEADAQAVLKEARSRLQGMFHFHTTTIQIEDYSEDMRDCQECQGPSD
- the SLC30A2 gene encoding proton-coupled zinc antiporter SLC30A2 isoform X1; this encodes MESSGGPDVVPSLGAVPDELTKRSYSGSPWQNGASPTSLPEPGLDLQVIGIDSQSNQHCHAQQGPSDPYKCQKERAQRQLYVAATICFVFIIGEVVGGYLAHSLAVMTDAAHLLTDFASMLISLFSLWMSSRPATKTMNFGWHRAEILGALLSVLSIWVVTGVLVYLAVQRLISGDYEIEGGAMLITSGCAVAVNIIMGFTLHQSDHGHGHSHGHSHGTNVKKEEQNPSVRAAFIHVVGDLLQSLGVLVAAYVLYYKPEYKYVDPICTFLFSILVLGTTLTILRDVILVLMEATPKGVDFTAVRDLLLSVEGVAGLHSLHIWALTVAQPVLSVHIAIAQEADAQAVLKEARSRLQGMFHFHTTTIQIEDYSEDMRDCQECQGPSD